A region from the Ptychodera flava strain L36383 chromosome 12, AS_Pfla_20210202, whole genome shotgun sequence genome encodes:
- the LOC139145497 gene encoding glutathione S-transferase A4-like — protein sequence MEGQDSSNQSTAKLTYFNGRGLGEGVRFMLAAAGVPFMESFVTEKEQLEKLRTDGKLTFMQLPLLEIDGLCLVQSRSIVRYLARKHGMDGKTPEEKARVDILTEGGRDFMASFDPPGFQSDEEILVKIKTKTLPRYLPIFDKILSSSSSGYLVGDSLTYADMILLEALLNTEEFLPGSLKDFPKLQEFKDKISSLPQIKAFLEGPQRKPKNTPEYVANVKRVLDM from the exons ATGGAGGGCCAAGACAGTAGCAATCAGAGTACGGCAAAGTTGACATATTTCAACGGACGTGGACTTGGTGAGGGTGTCCGATTCATGTTGGCTGCAGCTGGTGTACCT TTCATGGAGTCATTTGTGACTGAAAAAGAGCAACTTGAAAAGCTAAGGACAG ATGGGAAACTAACGTTCATGCAGCTGCCACTCCTGGAGATAGATGGTCTGTGTTTGGTACAGAGTCGTAGTATCGTCCGTTACCTGGCCAGGAAGCATGGAATGGATGGAAAAACTCCCGAGGAGAAAGCAAG AGTCGATATTTTGACTGAAGGAGGAAGGGATTTCATGGCATCTTTCGACCCTCCGGGATTTCAGTCAGATGAAGAAATATTGGTCAAGATCAAGACAAAGACTCTACCGAGATACCTTCCAATATTTGACAAG ATTTTGTCTTCAAGTTCATCTGGGTATTTGGTTGGTGACAGTCTGACCTATGCCGATATGATTCTGTTAGAGGCTTTGCTTAACACAGAAGAGTTCTTGCCGGGATCTCTGAAGGACTTCCCTAAATTACAG GAATTCAAGGACAAAATTTCATCCTTGCCCCAAATCAAGGCCTTTCTTGAAGGACCACAAAGGAAGCCAAAGAACACACCGGAGTATGTCGCCAATGTTAAAAGAGTCTTAGACATGTAA